A part of Streptomyces sp. NBC_01497 genomic DNA contains:
- a CDS encoding GNAT family N-acetyltransferase has product MDPQTGPLTYRDATPADVDALVDLVQSAYRGDASRGGWTTEADILEGQRTDPRGVLDVIEAPDSRLIVAERDGGIVACCQLEDRGEAAAYFGMFAVRPGLQGAGVGRRVITDVERIARDELGAREMQMTVISVREELIAWYERRGYRRTGVMTPFPYGDERFGKPTRDDLRFELLVKGLTDAAPLSDAATEGRPSPADAFPANR; this is encoded by the coding sequence TCGATCTGGTGCAGTCCGCCTACCGCGGCGATGCGAGCCGGGGCGGCTGGACCACCGAGGCGGACATCCTCGAAGGGCAGCGGACCGACCCGCGGGGTGTCCTCGACGTGATCGAGGCGCCGGACAGCCGCCTGATCGTCGCGGAGCGCGACGGAGGCATCGTCGCCTGCTGCCAGCTGGAGGACCGGGGCGAGGCCGCCGCCTACTTCGGCATGTTCGCGGTGCGTCCCGGCCTGCAGGGAGCGGGTGTCGGCCGGCGGGTCATCACCGACGTGGAGCGCATCGCCCGTGACGAACTGGGCGCGCGCGAGATGCAGATGACGGTCATCTCCGTACGGGAGGAGCTGATCGCCTGGTACGAGCGGCGCGGTTACCGGCGCACGGGCGTGATGACGCCCTTCCCGTACGGGGACGAGCGGTTCGGCAAGCCCACCAGGGACGATCTGCGCTTCGAGCTGCTCGTCAAGGGGCTCACCGACGCCGCGCCGCTCTCCGACGCCGCGACGGAGGGCCGGCCGAGCCCGGCGGACGCGTTCCCCGCGAACCGCTGA
- a CDS encoding glycerophosphodiester phosphodiesterase — translation MGVEPENTLRSFRHAERAGMDAIELDLHLSKDGALVVMHDTAVDRTTDGSGPIAELTLAELKELDAGGGERVPVFEEVLDAVASPIQAEIKDAAAARALAAVMHERSLVERVEVSSFHDEAVAEIARLVPGVRTVLIASRWGGDIVDRAKAAGVATLALNIRRLTLEVVERAHAEGLRVLGWVVNTEDHLRLARAFRLDGVTTDRPEIREATRTGA, via the coding sequence ATGGGCGTCGAGCCCGAGAACACCCTGCGGTCGTTCCGGCACGCCGAGCGGGCGGGGATGGACGCGATCGAACTGGACCTCCACCTCAGCAAGGACGGCGCACTCGTCGTCATGCACGACACGGCCGTGGACCGCACCACGGACGGGAGCGGCCCGATCGCGGAGCTGACCCTCGCCGAACTGAAGGAACTGGACGCCGGCGGCGGCGAGCGCGTGCCCGTCTTCGAGGAGGTGCTGGACGCTGTCGCCTCGCCGATCCAGGCCGAGATCAAGGACGCCGCGGCGGCGCGGGCGCTGGCGGCGGTGATGCACGAGCGTTCTCTGGTGGAGCGGGTGGAGGTGTCCTCGTTCCACGACGAGGCGGTCGCCGAGATCGCCCGGCTGGTGCCCGGCGTGCGGACGGTGCTGATCGCGAGCCGCTGGGGCGGGGACATCGTCGACCGGGCGAAGGCCGCGGGCGTCGCGACCCTCGCACTCAACATCCGGCGGCTGACCCTGGAGGTGGTGGAGCGCGCGCACGCCGAGGGGCTGCGGGTGCTCGGCTGGGTCGTCAACACGGAGGACCACCTGCGGCTCGCGCGGGCGTTCCGGCTGGACGGGGTGACCACGGACCGGCCGGAGATCCGCGAGGCCACCCGCACCGGCGCCTGA